Proteins found in one Miscanthus floridulus cultivar M001 chromosome 4, ASM1932011v1, whole genome shotgun sequence genomic segment:
- the LOC136551111 gene encoding uncharacterized protein, which produces MRRLQARELQETLAPGSAQLRRNEATKCRRNDLSNYQKIRPSAYTYMVPTMSYVFSLNTIWLDYSLGIREFLVSLEEIWSSVFAACFGIGTTQKFWHQGCLFNNNVKFCMP; this is translated from the exons ATGCGACGGCTTCAGGCGCGAGAGCTCCAG GAAACCCTAGCTCCTGGTTCCGCTCAGCTCAGAAGGAATGAAGCTACGAAGTGTCGACGCAATGATTTGAGCAACTATCAGAAG ATAAGGCCTTCAGCTTACACTTATATGGTACCAACCATGTCCTATGTGTTTTCATTAAATACTATCTGGCTTGACTACTCGCTAGGGATACGAG AGTTCTTGGTTAGCCTTGAAGAAATATGGAGCAGTGTTTTTGCTGCCTGCTTCGGAATAGGAACCACGCAGAAGTTCTGGCATCAGGGCTGCCTCTTCAACAACAATGTGAAGTTTTGTATGCCTTGA
- the LOC136551112 gene encoding uncharacterized protein isoform X2, with translation MAETAAERAAREAQEQRDREVAAAARAKALDEYEAKYADVHAAAIAVLNIKVLVPVVLDRVANNYTRWRALFLVVLGKYALTDHVLTDVVNDDRPAWLQMNCTVLTWIYGTINPDLQQSTMLKEPNARVAWVHLEDEFLGQRESRALLLSAEFRTVKQGSSSITDFCRRLETMAASLREFGDPVGDRTLVLTLLRGLSEKFRPMVTNIKLRQPFPSFSEARTLLLLEEIDLNDFAGDAGTSSSSTTPAAGAPALLAATGSTNTAWRPPAGGPAPSGRNQGGAPTGQGNGNQGGRSGRRRGRNKQQQQQAPHGQHQRPPAQYQPWAYWPPPAPGPMYRPPAAGYMAVQQQQQAPHGYQAAPPGFGLPLGFGAPSGYGYGAPPPQQQQPWTPMHGGSFDTSSLASNFSTMTLSPPGTGEWYADSGADSHMVNNADTERDRQVQ, from the exons ATGGCGGAGACCGCAGCCGAGCGCGCCGCCCGGGAGGCCCAGGAGCAGCGCGACCGGGAGGTGGCCGCCGCTGCCCGCGCCAAGGCCCTCGACGAGTACGAGGCCAAGTACGCCGACGtccacgccgccgccatcgctgTTCTCAACATCAAGGTGCTCGTGCCCGTCGTCCTGGATCGCGTCGCCAACAACTACACCCGGTGGCGCGCCCTCTTCCTCGTCGTCTTGGGCAAATATGCCCTCACCGATCACGTCCTCACCGATGTGGTCAATGATGATCGCCCGGCGTGGCTGCAGATGAACTGCACCGTCCTCACGTGGATCTACGGCACCATCAACCCCGACCTGCAGCAGTCCACGATGTTGAAAGAGCCCAACGCGCGGGTCGCATGGGTACATCTGGAGGACGAGTTCCTCGGGCAGCGCGAGTCGCGCGCCCTCCTGCTGTCCGCCGAGTTCCGCACCGTCAAGCAAGGCTCATCCTCCATCACGGACTTCTGCCGACGCCTCGAGACGATGGCCGCCTCTCTTCGCGAGTTTGGCGACCCCGTTGGCGACCGCACCCTCGTCCTCACCCTGCTGCGCGGCCTCAGCGAGAAGTTCCGCCCCATGGTGACGAACATCAAGCTGCGACAGCCGTTCCCCAGCTTCTCGGAGGCGAGAACCCTGCTGCTCCTCGAGGAAATCGACCTCAACGACTTCGCCGGCGACGCCGGCACGTCCTCCAGCAGCACCACGCCGGCCGCGGGCGCACCGGCGCTCCTTGCGGCCACGGGCTCCACCAACACCGCATGGCGCCCCCCTGCCGGCGGCCCTGCTCCTTCTGGCCGCAACCAGGGCGGCGCGCCCACCGGCCAAGGCAACGGCAACCAGGGCGGCCGCTCCGGACGCCGTCGCGGAcgcaacaagcagcagcagcagcaggcgccgcacGGGCAACACCAGCGCCCGCCGGCGCAGTACCAGCCCTGGGCGTACTGGCCAccgcccgctccggggccgatgTACAGACCGCCTGCTGCAGGGTACATGgccgtgcagcagcagcagcaggcgccgcacggctacCAGGCCGCTCCACCCGGCTTCGGCCTGCCACTAGGCTTCGGCGCACCATCCGGCTACGGCTACGGGGCGCCtccaccacagcagcagcagccgtggACGCCCATGCATGGAGGCAGCTTCGACACGTCCTCGCTCGCCAGCAACTTCAGCACCATGACGCTCTCCCCTCCCGGCACGGGCGAATGGTATGCTGACTCGGGCGCTGACTCCCACATGGTCAACAACGCTG ACACGGAGCGTGATCGCCAGGTGCAATAG
- the LOC136551112 gene encoding uncharacterized protein isoform X1 codes for MAETAAERAAREAQEQRDREVAAAARAKALDEYEAKYADVHAAAIAVLNIKVLVPVVLDRVANNYTRWRALFLVVLGKYALTDHVLTDVVNDDRPAWLQMNCTVLTWIYGTINPDLQQSTMLKEPNARVAWVHLEDEFLGQRESRALLLSAEFRTVKQGSSSITDFCRRLETMAASLREFGDPVGDRTLVLTLLRGLSEKFRPMVTNIKLRQPFPSFSEARTLLLLEEIDLNDFAGDAGTSSSSTTPAAGAPALLAATGSTNTAWRPPAGGPAPSGRNQGGAPTGQGNGNQGGRSGRRRGRNKQQQQQAPHGQHQRPPAQYQPWAYWPPPAPGPMYRPPAAGYMAVQQQQQAPHGYQAAPPGFGLPLGFGAPSGYGYGAPPPQQQQPWTPMHGGSFDTSSLASNFSTMTLSPPGTGEWYADSGADSHMVNNAGSSDTERDRQVQ; via the exons ATGGCGGAGACCGCAGCCGAGCGCGCCGCCCGGGAGGCCCAGGAGCAGCGCGACCGGGAGGTGGCCGCCGCTGCCCGCGCCAAGGCCCTCGACGAGTACGAGGCCAAGTACGCCGACGtccacgccgccgccatcgctgTTCTCAACATCAAGGTGCTCGTGCCCGTCGTCCTGGATCGCGTCGCCAACAACTACACCCGGTGGCGCGCCCTCTTCCTCGTCGTCTTGGGCAAATATGCCCTCACCGATCACGTCCTCACCGATGTGGTCAATGATGATCGCCCGGCGTGGCTGCAGATGAACTGCACCGTCCTCACGTGGATCTACGGCACCATCAACCCCGACCTGCAGCAGTCCACGATGTTGAAAGAGCCCAACGCGCGGGTCGCATGGGTACATCTGGAGGACGAGTTCCTCGGGCAGCGCGAGTCGCGCGCCCTCCTGCTGTCCGCCGAGTTCCGCACCGTCAAGCAAGGCTCATCCTCCATCACGGACTTCTGCCGACGCCTCGAGACGATGGCCGCCTCTCTTCGCGAGTTTGGCGACCCCGTTGGCGACCGCACCCTCGTCCTCACCCTGCTGCGCGGCCTCAGCGAGAAGTTCCGCCCCATGGTGACGAACATCAAGCTGCGACAGCCGTTCCCCAGCTTCTCGGAGGCGAGAACCCTGCTGCTCCTCGAGGAAATCGACCTCAACGACTTCGCCGGCGACGCCGGCACGTCCTCCAGCAGCACCACGCCGGCCGCGGGCGCACCGGCGCTCCTTGCGGCCACGGGCTCCACCAACACCGCATGGCGCCCCCCTGCCGGCGGCCCTGCTCCTTCTGGCCGCAACCAGGGCGGCGCGCCCACCGGCCAAGGCAACGGCAACCAGGGCGGCCGCTCCGGACGCCGTCGCGGAcgcaacaagcagcagcagcagcaggcgccgcacGGGCAACACCAGCGCCCGCCGGCGCAGTACCAGCCCTGGGCGTACTGGCCAccgcccgctccggggccgatgTACAGACCGCCTGCTGCAGGGTACATGgccgtgcagcagcagcagcaggcgccgcacggctacCAGGCCGCTCCACCCGGCTTCGGCCTGCCACTAGGCTTCGGCGCACCATCCGGCTACGGCTACGGGGCGCCtccaccacagcagcagcagccgtggACGCCCATGCATGGAGGCAGCTTCGACACGTCCTCGCTCGCCAGCAACTTCAGCACCATGACGCTCTCCCCTCCCGGCACGGGCGAATGGTATGCTGACTCGGGCGCTGACTCCCACATGGTCAACAACGCTG GATCTTCAGACACGGAGCGTGATCGCCAGGTGCAATAG